The Oryzias latipes chromosome 16, ASM223467v1 genome includes a region encoding these proteins:
- the wnt4b gene encoding wingless-type MMTV integration site family member 4b isoform X1: protein MPTVSPVNLTAPLLLLLLWATHSTMATNWLSLGRLPRSRPVSGAAPCGRLRGLTPGQVGVCRARGEVMESVRKAAEMVIEECQHQFRNRRWNCSTTPRGINVFGRVMNQGTTHSSHDVTEKRDETLKIRGPASCFSGTREAAFVHALSSAAVAVAVTRACTRGELERCGCDRKVRGVSPEGFQWSGCSDNLSYGVAFSQTFVDEPERGKGLSAGRPLMNLHNNEAGRKAILHNMQVECKCHGVSGSCELRTCWKVMPPFRRVGIVLKERFDGATEVRLTRIGSRPALLPRDPYVKPPAARDLVYLSPSPDFCHLDPDNGIPGTAGRRCNGTSRLAPDGCELVCCGPGYKAGRAEVVQRCSCKFSWCCSVRCQQCKNTVTIHTCRV from the exons ATGCCAACTGTCTCCCCTGTCAATCTCACGGCACCACTCCTCCTCCTGTTGCTATGGGCAACCCACTCCACCATGGCAACCAACTGGCT CTCCCTAGGGAGGCTGCCTCGCTCCAGGCCTGTGTCGGGTGCTGCCCCGTGTGGACGGCTGAGGGGCCTTACCCCAGGACAGGTGGGAGTGTGCAGAGCACGGGGGGAGGTCATGGAGTCTGTCCGCAAGGCAGCAGAGATGGTTATAGAAGAG TGTCAGCACCAGTTCAGAAATCGCAGATGGAATTGTTCCACCACCCCACGAGGGATCAACGTTTTTGGCAGAGTCATGAACCAAGGTACCACTCACAGTAGTCATGATGTCACAGAAAAACGGGATGAAACACTGAAAATAAGAGGACCTGCATCTTGTTTTTCAGGCACTCGTGAGGCAGCCTTTGTGCATGCTTTATCCTCCGCAGCCGTTGCAGTGGCGGTGACCCGAGCATGCACCCGTGGGGAGCTGGAGAGATGTGGCTGTGACCGGAAGGTCAGGGGCGTCAGTCCAGAAG GTTTTCAGTGGTCAGGGTGTAGTGACAACCTGTCCTATGGTGTGGCTTTCTCCCAAACATTTGTGGATGAACCAGAGCGAGGCAAAGGGCTGTCCGCAGGGCGCCCGCTCATGAACCTTCACAATAATGAGGCCGGTCGAAAG GCCATCCTTCACAACATGCAGGTGGAGTGTAAGTGTCATGGTGTTTCTGGCTCATGTGAGCTGAGAACCTGCTGGAAAGTCATGCCTCCATTTAGACGGGTCGGAATAGTGCTCAAGGAACGTTTTGATGGAGCTACAGAG GTTCGCTTAACGCGTATTGGATCCAGACCGGCTCTGCTCCCTCGTGACCCCTATGTCAAACCCCCAGCTGCTAGAGATCTCGTGTATCTTTCACCGTCTCCAGATTTCTGCCATCTTGACCCTGACAATGGCATACCTGGAACTGCTGGTCGGAGATGTAACG GGACTTCTCGGTTGGCTCCAGACGGCTGTGAGCTGGTTTGCTGCGGGCCAGGGTACAAAGCGGGCCGAGCTGAGGTGGTGCAGCGCTGCTCCTGCAAGTTCTCCTGGTGCTGCTCAGTTCGTTGCCAGCAGTGCAAGAATACAGTCACCATCCACACCTGCAGGGTGTAG
- the wnt4b gene encoding wingless-type MMTV integration site family member 4b isoform X2, which produces MPTVSPVNLTAPLLLLLLWATHSTMATNWLSLGRLPRSRPVSGAAPCGRLRGLTPGQVGVCRARGEVMESVRKAAEMVIEECQHQFRNRRWNCSTTPRGINVFGRVMNQGTREAAFVHALSSAAVAVAVTRACTRGELERCGCDRKVRGVSPEGFQWSGCSDNLSYGVAFSQTFVDEPERGKGLSAGRPLMNLHNNEAGRKAILHNMQVECKCHGVSGSCELRTCWKVMPPFRRVGIVLKERFDGATEVRLTRIGSRPALLPRDPYVKPPAARDLVYLSPSPDFCHLDPDNGIPGTAGRRCNGTSRLAPDGCELVCCGPGYKAGRAEVVQRCSCKFSWCCSVRCQQCKNTVTIHTCRV; this is translated from the exons ATGCCAACTGTCTCCCCTGTCAATCTCACGGCACCACTCCTCCTCCTGTTGCTATGGGCAACCCACTCCACCATGGCAACCAACTGGCT CTCCCTAGGGAGGCTGCCTCGCTCCAGGCCTGTGTCGGGTGCTGCCCCGTGTGGACGGCTGAGGGGCCTTACCCCAGGACAGGTGGGAGTGTGCAGAGCACGGGGGGAGGTCATGGAGTCTGTCCGCAAGGCAGCAGAGATGGTTATAGAAGAG TGTCAGCACCAGTTCAGAAATCGCAGATGGAATTGTTCCACCACCCCACGAGGGATCAACGTTTTTGGCAGAGTCATGAACCAAG GCACTCGTGAGGCAGCCTTTGTGCATGCTTTATCCTCCGCAGCCGTTGCAGTGGCGGTGACCCGAGCATGCACCCGTGGGGAGCTGGAGAGATGTGGCTGTGACCGGAAGGTCAGGGGCGTCAGTCCAGAAG GTTTTCAGTGGTCAGGGTGTAGTGACAACCTGTCCTATGGTGTGGCTTTCTCCCAAACATTTGTGGATGAACCAGAGCGAGGCAAAGGGCTGTCCGCAGGGCGCCCGCTCATGAACCTTCACAATAATGAGGCCGGTCGAAAG GCCATCCTTCACAACATGCAGGTGGAGTGTAAGTGTCATGGTGTTTCTGGCTCATGTGAGCTGAGAACCTGCTGGAAAGTCATGCCTCCATTTAGACGGGTCGGAATAGTGCTCAAGGAACGTTTTGATGGAGCTACAGAG GTTCGCTTAACGCGTATTGGATCCAGACCGGCTCTGCTCCCTCGTGACCCCTATGTCAAACCCCCAGCTGCTAGAGATCTCGTGTATCTTTCACCGTCTCCAGATTTCTGCCATCTTGACCCTGACAATGGCATACCTGGAACTGCTGGTCGGAGATGTAACG GGACTTCTCGGTTGGCTCCAGACGGCTGTGAGCTGGTTTGCTGCGGGCCAGGGTACAAAGCGGGCCGAGCTGAGGTGGTGCAGCGCTGCTCCTGCAAGTTCTCCTGGTGCTGCTCAGTTCGTTGCCAGCAGTGCAAGAATACAGTCACCATCCACACCTGCAGGGTGTAG
- the LOC101174454 gene encoding cell division control protein 42 homolog, translating into MQTIKCVVVGDGAVGKTCLLISYTTNKFPSEYVPTVFDNYAVTVMIGGEPYTLGLFDTAGQEDYDRLRPLSYPQTDVFLVCFSVVSPSSFENVKEKWVPEISHHCPSTPFLLVGTQVDLREDSNTIEKLAKNKQRPLHPESGDKLARELRAVKYVECSALTQRGLKNVFDEAILAALEPPETKTKKKCRLL; encoded by the exons ATGCAGACTATAAAATGCGTAGTGGTAGGAGACGGTGCAGTAGGAAAGACATGCTTACTGATCTCCTACACCACCAACAAGTTCCCCTCAGAATATGTGCCAACA GTTTTTGACAATTATGCAGTGACAGTGATGATTGGGGGAGAGCCATACACACTTGGCCTCTTTGACACAGCAG GTCAGGAGGATTATGACAGGCTGCGTCCTCTCAGTTACCCCCAAACAGACGTCTTCCTTGTATGTTTCTCTGTCGTCTCCCCGTCATCATTTGAAAATGTCAAAGAGAAG TGGGTCCCTGAGATTTCACATCACTGCCCAAGCACACCTTTCCTTTTGGTGGGGACCCAAGTAGATCTTCGGGAAGACAGCAACACTATTGAGAAGctggcaaaaaacaaacagcggCCCCTCCACCCGGAGAGTGGTGATAAGTTGGCCCGTGAGCTCAGGGCTGTCAAATATGTGGAATGCTCTGCTCTCACACAG CGAGGACTTAAGAATGTCTTTGATGAGGCCATACTGGCAGCTCTGGAACCTCCTGAAACCAAAACGAAGAAGAAGTGTCGTCTTCTATAG
- the mlf2 gene encoding myeloid leukemia factor 2: protein MFRFLNDGDDELFMMDPFAAHRQQLSMMTPFAMDPFALVPQMHPHRVARRQAGPLAPFGMMGMGGGFMDMFGMMGEMMGNMERMSGSPNCQTFSSSTVISYSSLDAGAPKVYQQTSETRTGPGGIRETMQSVRDSESGLERLAIGHHIGERAHIVERSRNRRTGDREERQDFINLDESEAEAFDVEWRRGTGRYASPGARAIDYGQDRRAGGQQLALTAPPSSTSPPGHRHESPRHRQPQTRPRYDW, encoded by the exons ATGTTTCGCTTCTTAAATGACGGGGATGACGAGCTCTTCATGAT GGATCCCTTTGCAGCTCACAGGCAGCAGCTGAGTATGATGACCCCATTTGCCATGGACCCGTTTGCTCTGGTTCCCCAGATGCACCCACACCGTGTGGCACGCAGACAG gctGGCCCTCTGGCTCCCTTTGGCATGATGGGAATG GGAGGAGGATTCATGGATATGTTTGGCATGATGGGAGAAATGATGGGAAACATG GAAAGGATGTCTGGCTCACCAAACTGCCAGACATTTTCCTCTTCGACAGTGATTTCTTATTCGTCTTTAGACGCAGGAGCTCCTAAAGTTTATCAGCAAACCAGTGAAACCAGAACTGGCCCTGGAGGG ATCCGTGAAACCATGCAGTCAGTGAGGGACAGTGAGAGCGGCCTCGAGCGCCTCGCCATCGGTCACCACATTGGGGAACGTGCACACATAGTAGAGCGTTCGCGAAATCGCCGCACTGGAGACCGCGAGGAACGGCAAGACTTTATTAACCTTGATGAGA GTGAGGCTGAAGCTTTTGATGTGGAATGGAGGAGGGGGACAGGACGATACGCCTCTCCAGGTGCACGTGCAATTGACTATGGTCAAGATCGGCGTGCAGGAGGACAGCAGCTGGCTCTTACTGCGCCTCCCAGTTCAACGTCCCCCCCAGGTCATCGACATGAGTCCCCCAGACACCGCCAGCCCCAAACCCGACCCCGCTATGACTGGTGA
- the eno2 gene encoding gamma-enolase: MTHTLPLPLLVIRFSHLLLFRLFLIHPCALLLSTRLQTNCRMSIVNIFAREILDSRGNPTVEVDLHTEKGLFRAAVPSGASTGIYEALELRDGDKTRYKGKGVTKAVSHINDSLGPALTQSGISVLEQEKLDNLMIEMDGTDNKSKFGANSILGVSLAICKAGAAEKGVPLYRHIADLAGNGELVLPVPAFNVINGGSHAGNRLAMQEFMVLPVGAESFRDALRVGAELYQTLRNVIKEKYGQDATNVGDEGGFAPNIQENSEALELIKTAIEKAGFTDKVVIGMDVAASEFFSEGKYDLDFKSPPNAARNISADELAGIYQGFINNYPVVSIEDPFDQDDWPAWSQFTASVGIQVVGDDLTVTNPRRIQRAVEEKACNCLLLKVNQIGTVTEAIKACKLAQENGWGVMVSHRSGETEDTFIADLVVGLCTGQIKTGAPCRSERLAKYNQLMRIEEELGDQARYAGHNFRNPSAL; encoded by the exons ATGACTCACACgctccccctcccccttctTGTCATACGTTTCTCCCACCTCCTTCTCTTCCGTCTCTTCCTCATACATCCCTGTGCGCTCCTTCTTTCCACTAGGCTTCAAACAAACTGCAG GATGTCCATAGTTAATATTTTTGCTCGAGAGATCCTTGACTCCAGGGGAAACCCGACCGTGGAAGTAGatctccacacagaaaaag GTCTGTTCAGGGCAGCTGTGCCCAGCGGTGCCTCAACCGGCATCTATGAGGCTCTGGAGCTCCGAGATGGAGACAAAACTCGCTACAAAGGCAAAG GTGTGACCAAGGCTGTTTCTCACATTAATGACAGCCTTGGCCCTGCCCTCACCCAGTCT gGAATCAGTGTGCTGGAGCAGGAAAAACTAGACAACCTGATGATTGAAATGGATGGCACTGACAATAAAT CCAAATTTGGAGCCAACTCTATTCTGGGAGTATCTCTTGCCATATGCAAAGCTGGTGCAGCAGAGAAAGGGGTGCCCCTTTATCGCCACATCGCCGATCTGGCTGGAAACGGAGAGCTGGTCCTCCCAGTTCCG GCTTTTAATGTGATCAACGGAGGGTCTCATGCTGGTAACAGACTGGCAATGCAGGAGTTCATGGTGCTCCCGGTGGGTGCAGAGTCCTTCCGGGATGCCCTGCGTGTGGGGGCAGAGCTCTACCAGACCCTAAGAAATGTCATCAAGGAAAAGTACGGTCAGGATGCTACAAATGTGGGGGATGAAGGAGGGTTTGCACCTAATATACAGGAAAACAGTGAAG CCCTGGAGCTGATAAAGACTGCCATAGAGAAAGCAGGCTTCACTGACAAAGTGGTGATTGGGATGGACGTCGCCGCCTCAGAGTTTTTTAGTGAGGGCAAGTATGACCTGGACTTCAAGTCCCCACCCAATGCTGCACGCAACATCAGCGCAGACGAGCTGGCCGGTATCTACCAGGGCTTCATTAACAACTACCCAG tggTGTCTATTGAAGATCCCTTTGACCAGGATGACTGGCCTGCTTGGTCACAGTTTACAGCTTCAGTGGGCATCCAG GTGGTTGGAGATGACTTGACGGTCACTAACCCTCGCAGAATACAACGCGCCGTGGAGGAAAAGGCCTGCAACTGTCTGCTCCTCAAAGTCAACCAGATTGGAACCGTCACTGAGGCCATCAAAGC GTGTAAGCTGGCCCAAGAGAACGGCTGGGGCGTGATGGTGAGCCACCGCTCGGGAGAAACAGAGGACACTTTTATAGCTGACCTGGTGGTCGGCCTTTGCACTGGACAG ATCAAGACTGGAGCTCCATGTCGATCTGAACGTCTTGCCAAATACAATCAGCTTATGAG GATTGAGGAAGAGCTGGGTGACCAGGCCCGTTATGCCGGACACAACTTTCGCAACCCTAGTGCCCTTTGA